One Curtobacterium herbarum genomic window carries:
- a CDS encoding ABC transporter permease, which produces MTTASAPGAAGVPAATLVTSEQATATRTGAPADATARRGAGPRVRRRGGVAWLGLTPFAAYVLLFLAVPAVIAVGSGFFDASGHPTLANLAALGDPSVLRAFGGSFGLSAASAVIGAVVGALVCWALAALRPDGIVRSMIDSAASVLAQFGGVMLAFAFIATIGTQGLVTAWLVSTFHWDLNADGAFLYTVPGLVIPYVYFQVPLMVLTFMPALEGVKTQWGEAAATLGASRLTYWRRVALPVLAPAFWGSLLLLFANGFSSFATAAALISQGGIVPLTIRAQLTSETIIGLQNVAGVLALGMVVVMAVVMTAYSLLQRRAARWQR; this is translated from the coding sequence ATGACCACCGCATCGGCTCCCGGCGCCGCCGGGGTCCCGGCCGCCACGCTCGTCACGAGCGAGCAGGCGACCGCGACCCGCACGGGCGCGCCCGCCGATGCCACCGCCCGCCGCGGTGCCGGACCCCGTGTCCGGCGCCGCGGCGGCGTCGCGTGGCTCGGCCTCACCCCGTTCGCGGCGTACGTGCTGCTCTTCCTCGCCGTCCCGGCGGTCATCGCGGTCGGGTCCGGGTTCTTCGACGCGTCGGGCCACCCGACGCTCGCGAACCTCGCCGCGCTGGGCGACCCCAGTGTGCTGCGGGCCTTCGGCGGCTCGTTCGGGCTGTCCGCGGCCTCCGCGGTGATCGGCGCCGTCGTCGGTGCGCTCGTGTGCTGGGCGCTCGCCGCACTCCGGCCGGACGGCATCGTCCGGTCGATGATCGACTCCGCCGCCAGCGTGCTGGCCCAGTTCGGCGGTGTGATGCTCGCGTTCGCGTTCATCGCCACGATCGGCACGCAGGGACTCGTCACGGCGTGGCTCGTGTCCACGTTCCACTGGGACCTCAACGCGGACGGCGCCTTCCTGTACACGGTGCCCGGCCTGGTGATCCCCTACGTCTACTTCCAGGTGCCGCTGATGGTCCTGACGTTCATGCCCGCACTCGAGGGCGTCAAGACCCAGTGGGGCGAGGCCGCCGCCACGCTCGGGGCCTCGCGCCTCACCTACTGGCGTCGCGTGGCCCTGCCGGTGCTCGCGCCGGCGTTCTGGGGATCGCTGCTGCTGCTGTTCGCGAACGGGTTCTCGTCCTTCGCGACCGCCGCTGCGCTCATCTCGCAGGGCGGGATCGTCCCGCTGACGATCCGCGCGCAGCTCACCAGCGAGACGATCATCGGCCTGCAGAACGTCGCGGGCGTCCTGGCGCTCGGCATGGTCGTCGTGATGGCGGTCGTGATGACGGCGTACTCGCTGCTGCAGCGTCGCGCGGCCCGGTGGCAGCGATGA
- a CDS encoding MalY/PatB family protein, producing MSVMVSLFDARRTRTSEKYTVYDADVLPMFVAEMDCALAEPVRDALLRAVTDGDTGYVGHGRALPEAFADFAADRWDWAVDPDLVRTTTDVSVAAVETLRRVIEPGDQVVVMPPVYAPFWDYVTEAGGSVTEVPLLAPAGTADPYDTTAGWRMDLDGVRQAFAEGARTVLLCNPHNPLGLVHDRESLVALARLAAEWDAVVVSDEIHAPLVHADATFTPFLDCCPEAAALGVALTSASKAWNTAGTKCALMVGASDRARAWFDGMPTEVVERTGILGYTASVAAFSEGGPWLASLLAELAANRRILAEELGAALPGAGYRQPQASYLAWLDLRALPWGDDPALRLVDEARVALSNGRDFGRQGIGHARLNFGCSEDTLREGLSRLAAAV from the coding sequence ATGAGCGTCATGGTCTCGCTGTTCGATGCCCGCCGGACCCGCACGAGCGAGAAGTACACCGTGTACGACGCGGACGTGCTGCCGATGTTCGTCGCGGAGATGGACTGCGCCCTCGCCGAACCCGTGCGGGACGCCCTGCTCCGCGCGGTCACCGACGGGGACACCGGCTACGTCGGACACGGCCGAGCGCTGCCCGAAGCCTTCGCCGACTTCGCCGCCGACCGGTGGGACTGGGCGGTCGACCCGGACCTGGTGCGGACCACGACGGACGTCTCGGTCGCGGCGGTCGAGACGCTCCGCCGGGTGATCGAGCCCGGCGACCAGGTCGTCGTCATGCCGCCCGTGTACGCGCCGTTCTGGGACTACGTGACCGAGGCGGGCGGGTCCGTGACCGAGGTGCCGCTCCTGGCCCCCGCGGGCACCGCCGACCCGTACGACACGACGGCCGGGTGGCGGATGGACCTGGACGGCGTCCGGCAGGCCTTCGCCGAGGGTGCCCGCACGGTGCTGCTCTGCAACCCGCACAACCCCCTCGGCCTGGTGCACGACCGGGAGTCGCTGGTGGCACTCGCCCGGCTCGCAGCGGAGTGGGACGCGGTCGTGGTGTCGGACGAGATCCACGCGCCGCTCGTGCACGCCGACGCGACCTTCACGCCGTTCCTCGACTGCTGCCCGGAGGCCGCCGCACTCGGGGTCGCCCTGACGAGTGCGAGCAAGGCGTGGAACACGGCCGGGACGAAGTGCGCCCTGATGGTCGGTGCCTCGGACCGGGCTCGGGCGTGGTTCGACGGGATGCCGACCGAGGTCGTCGAACGCACCGGGATCCTCGGGTACACCGCGAGCGTGGCCGCGTTCTCCGAGGGTGGTCCCTGGCTGGCGTCGCTGCTCGCGGAACTCGCGGCGAACCGGCGGATCCTGGCCGAGGAGCTCGGGGCGGCGTTGCCGGGGGCGGGGTACCGGCAGCCGCAGGCGTCGTACCTGGCGTGGCTCGACCTCCGTGCCCTGCCGTGGGGTGACGACCCGGCGCTCCGGCTGGTCGACGAGGCGAGGGTGGCGCTGTCGAACGGGCGGGACTTCGGGCGGCAGGGCATCGGGCACGCCCGGCTCAACTTCGGCTGCTCCGAGGACACCCTCCGCGAGGGCTTGTCCCGTCTGGCCGCCGCCGTCTGA
- a CDS encoding ABC transporter permease subunit, with protein MSAGAPARPAGPVRPARPVRSARTGGPSRVPQFGTAPSRVTAAIVLVVVGLLFAVPLIALAQFTFRQGTDGSLTTAHYTALADPANASTYQPVFDGLGASLVIAVIAVAIVLLVLLPAQVITALHHPRLRRILEFVCLVPITVPVVVLVVGFVPVYQVVAQVFGSGAWTLSFAIGIIALPFAFRPISAAITAMDLVTLTEAARSLGASWWTVTWRVLLPNLRRGILAACFLTITVVLGEYTLASFLSRTTFQTALLLVQGTDPYVAAIFSLGALLFGFLLLIAIGRIGQRRTRVRRPHPKDPA; from the coding sequence ATGAGCGCGGGAGCGCCGGCCCGTCCGGCGGGCCCGGTCCGTCCGGCCCGTCCGGTCCGTTCCGCTCGGACGGGAGGCCCGTCCCGCGTCCCGCAGTTCGGCACGGCCCCGTCACGGGTCACCGCCGCGATCGTCCTGGTCGTCGTCGGACTCCTCTTCGCCGTGCCGCTGATCGCACTGGCGCAGTTCACGTTCCGTCAGGGCACCGACGGCAGCCTGACGACGGCGCACTACACGGCCCTGGCCGACCCGGCGAACGCGAGCACCTACCAGCCGGTGTTCGACGGTCTCGGCGCCTCACTGGTCATCGCGGTCATCGCGGTCGCGATCGTCCTGCTCGTGCTGCTGCCCGCACAGGTCATCACCGCACTGCACCACCCGCGGCTCCGACGCATCCTGGAGTTCGTCTGCCTGGTGCCGATCACGGTGCCGGTCGTCGTGCTCGTCGTCGGGTTCGTGCCCGTCTACCAGGTCGTCGCCCAGGTGTTCGGGTCCGGTGCGTGGACGCTGTCCTTCGCCATCGGCATCATCGCGCTGCCGTTCGCCTTCCGTCCGATCTCCGCCGCGATCACCGCGATGGACCTCGTCACCCTGACCGAGGCCGCCCGCTCCCTCGGCGCCTCGTGGTGGACGGTGACCTGGCGCGTGCTCCTGCCGAACCTGCGCCGGGGGATCCTCGCCGCCTGCTTCCTCACGATCACGGTCGTCCTGGGCGAGTACACCCTGGCGTCGTTCCTCTCCCGCACCACCTTCCAGACCGCGCTGCTGCTCGTGCAGGGCACCGACCCGTACGTCGCAGCGATCTTCTCGCTCGGCGCACTGCTGTTCGGATTCCTCCTGCTCATCGCCATCGGCCGGATCGGGCAGCGCCGCACGCGCGTCCGTCGTCCCCACCCCAAGGACCCCGCATGA
- a CDS encoding YdeI/OmpD-associated family protein: protein MEFTTTVLQARVTATGLPVPPAVIEALGAGKRPAVVVTIDGGYTYRSTVGVVGGQSLVPLSAEHRTASGLTAGQTVTVSLEVDALPRTVDVPADLAQALGDAGVRAAFDALSASRQRAVVDPVAQAKAPETRARRVEKAVAALRV, encoded by the coding sequence ATGGAGTTCACGACGACCGTCCTGCAGGCGCGGGTCACCGCCACCGGCCTGCCCGTCCCGCCCGCGGTGATCGAGGCGCTCGGCGCCGGCAAGCGGCCGGCCGTCGTGGTCACGATCGACGGCGGCTACACCTACCGGTCCACCGTCGGCGTGGTGGGCGGACAGTCCCTCGTCCCGCTCTCCGCCGAGCACCGGACCGCCTCGGGGCTCACCGCGGGGCAGACCGTGACGGTGTCGCTCGAGGTGGACGCACTCCCCCGCACGGTCGACGTGCCGGCGGACCTGGCGCAGGCGCTCGGCGACGCCGGGGTCCGGGCGGCGTTCGACGCGCTGTCGGCGTCACGGCAGCGGGCGGTCGTCGACCCGGTGGCGCAGGCGAAGGCGCCCGAGACGCGCGCGCGGCGGGTCGAGAAGGCAGTGGCGGCGCTCCGCGTGTGA
- a CDS encoding ABC transporter ATP-binding protein, producing MTTTAPVAPASLSGTGAVVELDAVEKRYGTHRALAGLSLRVEPGEFVSLLGPSGCGKTTALRALAGLEAIDAGAIRIDGEDVANTPANKRDMGMVFQQYSLFPHMTVRQNVAFGLEMRKVPSAERKARVVDALDMVHLGDFADRFPHQLSGGQQQRVALARALVTRPRVLLLDEPLSALDAKVRVSLREEIRRIQTDLGITTVFVTHDQEEALAVSDRIAVMNAGDIEQIGTPEELYRSPSSAFTADFVGQSNRLGGDLRGGDVFVYGFRVPAIDPSVADGPVLAYVRPEDIAFAPEGVTGTVVSSSFLGSIRRTTVRLDDDTIVTVQHEVGDRRASGDPVAVRLLGAPVAVAPVS from the coding sequence ATGACCACCACCGCACCCGTCGCCCCCGCGTCCCTGTCCGGCACCGGCGCCGTCGTCGAGCTCGACGCCGTCGAGAAGCGCTACGGCACCCACCGCGCGCTCGCCGGACTCTCCCTGCGCGTCGAGCCGGGCGAGTTCGTGTCGCTCCTCGGCCCCTCCGGCTGCGGCAAGACCACCGCACTCCGGGCGCTCGCCGGGCTCGAGGCGATCGACGCCGGCGCCATCCGCATCGACGGCGAGGACGTGGCGAACACCCCCGCGAACAAGCGCGACATGGGGATGGTCTTCCAGCAGTACTCGCTGTTCCCGCACATGACCGTGCGGCAGAACGTGGCGTTCGGCCTCGAGATGCGCAAGGTGCCGTCGGCCGAGCGGAAGGCCCGGGTCGTCGACGCGCTCGACATGGTGCACCTCGGCGACTTCGCGGACCGGTTCCCGCACCAGCTCTCCGGCGGCCAGCAGCAGCGCGTCGCCCTGGCCCGTGCCCTCGTCACCCGCCCCCGCGTGCTGCTCCTCGACGAGCCGCTCTCCGCCCTCGACGCGAAGGTCCGGGTCTCGCTGCGTGAGGAGATCCGCCGCATCCAGACCGACCTGGGCATCACGACGGTCTTCGTCACGCACGACCAGGAGGAGGCGCTCGCCGTCTCCGACCGGATCGCGGTCATGAACGCGGGCGACATCGAGCAGATCGGCACGCCCGAGGAGCTCTACCGCTCGCCGTCGTCGGCGTTCACGGCGGACTTCGTCGGGCAGTCGAACCGACTCGGCGGCGACCTGCGCGGCGGCGACGTGTTCGTGTACGGGTTCCGGGTGCCCGCTATCGACCCGAGCGTGGCGGACGGCCCCGTGCTCGCCTACGTCCGACCGGAGGACATCGCGTTCGCCCCCGAGGGTGTCACCGGGACCGTCGTCTCCTCGAGCTTCCTCGGGTCGATCCGGCGCACCACCGTCCGGCTCGACGACGACACCATCGTCACGGTCCAGCACGAGGTCGGCGACCGGCGGGCGTCCGGCGACCCCGTGGCGGTCCGGCTGCTCGGCGCCCCGGTGGCCGTCGCGCCCGTCTCCTGA
- the nagB gene encoding glucosamine-6-phosphate deaminase: MEIIILPTPAEVGRVAAAKIASVVTTKPTAVVGLATGSSPEGIYADLRRRVEAGELSFAQARGFALDEYVGIPLEHPESYASVIARDVVGPLGFDPSRVRVPDGRAGDLAFAAKEYDAAIRAAGGVDVQILGIGANGHIGFNEPTSSFASRTRIKTLAPSTREANARFFDSPDQVPTHCMTQGLGTILEARELVLVAQGSAKADAVAAAVEGPLSSFVPGSALQLHEHATVVIDEEAAAGLRLADYYRYTYANKPTWQRFE; the protein is encoded by the coding sequence GTGGAGATCATCATCCTGCCCACTCCGGCGGAGGTCGGTCGCGTCGCCGCGGCCAAGATCGCGTCGGTCGTCACCACGAAGCCCACCGCGGTCGTCGGACTCGCCACGGGGTCGAGCCCCGAGGGCATCTACGCCGACCTGCGTCGTCGCGTCGAGGCCGGCGAGCTGTCGTTCGCGCAGGCTCGCGGGTTCGCGCTCGACGAGTACGTCGGCATCCCGCTCGAGCACCCGGAGTCGTACGCCAGCGTCATCGCCCGCGACGTCGTCGGGCCGCTCGGCTTCGACCCCAGCCGGGTCCGCGTGCCGGACGGGCGCGCCGGGGACCTGGCGTTCGCCGCGAAGGAGTACGACGCCGCGATCCGCGCTGCCGGCGGGGTCGACGTGCAGATCCTCGGCATCGGGGCGAACGGGCACATCGGGTTCAACGAGCCGACGTCCTCGTTCGCGTCCCGCACCCGCATCAAGACCCTGGCGCCGTCCACGCGAGAGGCCAACGCCCGCTTCTTCGACTCGCCCGACCAGGTGCCGACGCACTGCATGACGCAGGGGCTCGGCACGATCCTCGAGGCCCGCGAGCTCGTCCTCGTCGCCCAGGGCTCGGCGAAGGCGGACGCGGTCGCCGCCGCGGTCGAGGGGCCGCTGTCGTCCTTCGTCCCGGGCTCCGCGCTGCAGCTGCACGAGCACGCCACCGTCGTCATCGACGAGGAGGCTGCTGCGGGCCTCCGTCTCGCCGACTACTACCGCTACACGTACGCGAACAAGCCGACCTGGCAGCGCTTCGAGTAG
- a CDS encoding NAD(P)H-hydrate dehydratase: MSEPIPVTPNLLREWALPEVGGSKYGRGQVLVVGGAAKTPGAAMLSATAALRVGGGRLTLAVAESVAPHVAVALPESGVQPLPEDDGGHVAVGAVQGLADDLGAADAVLVGPGLDEPEGSRDLVAGLASAVGDQTVVVLDAFALGVAADLVDELAPLRGRLVMTPNSGEAERLLGRDCSDDHTDAAEIAERYGAIVSLGGVVAAPDGRSWAKGTGAGGLGTSGSGDVLSGAITGLLARGADVAQATVWATQVHAAAGDRLAVQVGPMGYLASELLGEIPRVLVEFGA; this comes from the coding sequence GTGTCTGAGCCGATCCCCGTCACCCCGAACCTGCTCCGCGAGTGGGCGCTGCCCGAGGTCGGCGGCAGCAAGTACGGCCGCGGCCAGGTGCTCGTCGTCGGTGGCGCCGCCAAGACCCCGGGTGCCGCGATGCTCTCGGCGACCGCAGCCCTGCGCGTCGGCGGTGGGCGTCTGACCCTCGCGGTCGCCGAGAGCGTCGCCCCGCACGTCGCGGTCGCCCTGCCCGAGTCCGGCGTGCAGCCGCTCCCCGAGGACGACGGCGGGCACGTCGCCGTCGGCGCGGTCCAGGGGCTGGCGGACGACCTCGGTGCAGCGGACGCGGTGCTCGTCGGACCCGGGCTCGACGAACCCGAGGGCAGCCGCGACCTCGTCGCCGGACTCGCCTCGGCCGTGGGCGACCAGACGGTCGTCGTGCTCGACGCCTTCGCACTCGGCGTCGCCGCCGACCTGGTCGACGAACTCGCCCCGCTGCGCGGCCGACTCGTGATGACCCCGAACTCCGGCGAGGCTGAACGACTGCTCGGCCGGGACTGCTCCGACGACCACACCGACGCGGCGGAGATCGCCGAGCGCTACGGTGCCATCGTGTCCCTCGGCGGAGTCGTCGCCGCCCCGGACGGCCGGTCGTGGGCGAAGGGCACCGGCGCCGGCGGCCTCGGGACCAGCGGCAGCGGGGACGTCCTCTCCGGCGCCATCACCGGGCTGCTCGCCCGCGGGGCCGACGTCGCGCAGGCCACCGTCTGGGCGACCCAGGTGCACGCCGCCGCGGGGGACCGGCTGGCGGTGCAGGTCGGGCCGATGGGGTACCTGGCGAGCGAGCTGCTCGGTGAGATCCCGCGCGTCCTGGTCGAGTTCGGCGCCTGA
- a CDS encoding ABC transporter substrate-binding protein has translation MQYKRTLTGLALAAAAVVTLAGCSATSSASTSSSDASWKTATSAQGAGGMDALVKAAKAEGQLNVIALPPTWANYGKIIDGFTKKYGIKITSANPNGSSADEVAAVKSQKGQSTAPDVLDLGNAVLQQNLGLLTDYKVANWSDIPTNLKDKDGAWTRDYTGLMSIGYDSTKIKDAPKDLSDLLGSEYKGKVSIAGDPTQANQAASAVYLAALENGGSADDITKGVDYFGKLKQAGNFQNVLPSQATVASGETPVVIQWSYNNLAWGPAAGASGNKNWKTVVPQGQALGSYYSQAINKDAPHPAAARLWQEYIASPAAQNLYLQAGAFPSTLAALEKSGKVDEDALQAAGGAPKDYLELTDDQVTAAAKVLAAKWSSTMGS, from the coding sequence GTGCAGTACAAGCGCACCCTCACCGGACTGGCCCTCGCCGCAGCGGCCGTCGTCACCCTCGCCGGCTGCTCGGCCACGAGCTCCGCCTCGACGAGCAGCAGCGACGCGAGCTGGAAGACCGCCACGAGCGCACAGGGCGCCGGCGGCATGGACGCCCTGGTGAAGGCGGCCAAGGCGGAGGGGCAGCTCAACGTCATCGCGCTGCCGCCGACCTGGGCGAACTACGGCAAGATCATCGACGGCTTCACGAAGAAGTACGGCATCAAGATCACCTCTGCGAACCCGAACGGGTCGAGCGCCGACGAGGTCGCCGCCGTGAAGTCGCAGAAGGGCCAGTCGACGGCTCCGGACGTCCTCGACCTCGGCAACGCGGTGCTGCAGCAGAACCTCGGGCTGCTGACGGACTACAAGGTCGCGAACTGGAGCGACATCCCCACGAACCTGAAGGACAAGGACGGCGCCTGGACCCGCGACTACACGGGCCTGATGTCGATCGGCTACGACTCCACCAAGATCAAGGACGCCCCGAAGGACCTGAGCGACCTGCTCGGCTCCGAGTACAAGGGCAAGGTCTCGATCGCCGGTGACCCCACCCAGGCGAACCAGGCCGCCAGCGCGGTCTACCTCGCCGCGCTCGAGAACGGTGGCTCGGCCGACGACATCACCAAGGGTGTCGACTACTTCGGCAAGCTGAAGCAGGCCGGCAACTTCCAGAACGTGCTGCCGTCGCAGGCCACGGTCGCCTCGGGTGAGACCCCCGTGGTCATCCAGTGGTCCTACAACAACCTGGCGTGGGGCCCCGCAGCCGGTGCGTCGGGCAACAAGAACTGGAAGACCGTCGTTCCCCAGGGGCAGGCGCTCGGCTCGTACTACTCGCAGGCGATCAACAAGGACGCCCCGCACCCCGCGGCCGCCCGCCTGTGGCAGGAGTACATCGCCAGCCCGGCGGCGCAGAACCTGTACCTGCAGGCCGGCGCCTTCCCGTCCACCCTCGCCGCGCTCGAGAAGTCGGGCAAGGTCGACGAGGACGCCCTGCAGGCCGCCGGTGGCGCGCCGAAGGACTACCTCGAGCTGACCGACGACCAGGTGACCGCGGCCGCGAAGGTCCTGGCGGCCAAGTGGTCGTCCACGATGGGCTCCTGA
- a CDS encoding NUDIX hydrolase, translating into MPTPDFVLSLREKVGNDLLWLTGVTAVVTRGEGDDRELLVVRRADNGALTPVTGIVDPGEEPAVAAEREVLEEADVVAVAERLAWVQTLEPMTYPNGDRAQYMDLVFACRWVSGDPYPADGENTEAFWAPVTSLPDMPENMRRRVDAALAGEVAARFER; encoded by the coding sequence ATGCCCACCCCCGACTTCGTCCTGTCCCTGCGCGAGAAGGTCGGGAACGACCTGCTCTGGCTCACCGGCGTCACCGCGGTCGTCACCCGCGGCGAGGGCGACGACCGCGAGCTCCTCGTGGTCCGCCGTGCCGACAACGGCGCGCTGACCCCGGTCACCGGCATCGTCGACCCGGGCGAGGAACCCGCCGTCGCCGCCGAGCGCGAGGTGCTCGAGGAAGCCGACGTCGTCGCCGTCGCCGAACGCCTGGCGTGGGTGCAGACGCTCGAACCGATGACCTACCCGAACGGCGACCGCGCGCAGTACATGGACCTCGTCTTCGCCTGCCGCTGGGTCTCCGGGGACCCGTACCCGGCCGACGGCGAGAACACCGAGGCGTTCTGGGCGCCGGTCACGAGCCTCCCGGACATGCCGGAGAACATGCGCCGACGGGTCGACGCGGCCCTGGCGGGCGAGGTCGCGGCGCGCTTCGAGCGCTGA
- a CDS encoding GH92 family glycosyl hydrolase, with protein sequence MNRSRVHRRPLRSSASRPAQWPVPLAAAATIAALLGTGLVAAPASAAPATEATTASRPVADPAAAVDPFIGTSHDGNTWPGATAPFGMMQWSPTGTTGDQTSTPVANGYSYDVDRLRGFSLTHLNGAGCAPGAAGDVPIMPVTTAVTTSPSADTTDAVYAAGYSHDQESASPGRYSVQLDNGVRTDLAVTTRAGIGEFAFPAGQAANLLFRTSNSINGSEAADTRVDARTRTVSGSVLTGGFCSRRANGGGATNPDRRSYYRLYFTATFDRDFTTTGTWKDGTVQPGGTRASGGEGYLTGADRAGRGSGAWVGFDARHGATVHARIGISYVSAAGAVANRDAEVRKHASVSSVAAATRASWNRELSRIRVGGGTTDRTTQLYTSVYHALMQPNTLNDRDGRYLGPDLRVHRIDRGHRAVYGTYSGWDQYRAQIQLLALLRPDVAGDMAQSMLRSAQQNGGVWDRWLHLGAPTHVMTGDPSAATLATWYAMGVRNFDVRAAYQSLRHQATVQNADALSDIGCPGQCLAQRPGLDQYLQRQYAANDDCHCWGGAAETLEDSISDSALGSWASSLGLRSDARMFAARGTYWKNTFNPAVGYQAARQADGTWTPGWAPSTGVGFAQGTSAQYTWLVPQDVSGLSAALGGDAAAVARLDAFFHDASGAFAVTGGDATKFDPTNEPDIHTPWMYNALGQPWKTQETVRRVVDDAYGTGPSGLPGNDDLGTMSAWYVFASIGLYPQTPGRAEMLIGSPTFSTVDIRRATGQRIVIRSSGTDQYVQGARLDGRTLTRSWVPASFVNRGGTLSLRVGATPDTAWATAPRDRPQDR encoded by the coding sequence GTGAACCGCTCCCGCGTGCACCGTCGCCCGCTCCGCTCGTCCGCCTCCCGGCCCGCCCAGTGGCCGGTCCCGCTCGCCGCAGCGGCCACGATCGCCGCGCTGCTCGGCACCGGGCTGGTCGCGGCCCCCGCGTCCGCAGCCCCTGCGACCGAGGCGACCACGGCCTCCCGGCCGGTCGCCGACCCCGCCGCCGCCGTCGACCCGTTCATCGGCACCAGCCACGACGGCAACACCTGGCCCGGCGCGACCGCGCCCTTCGGGATGATGCAGTGGAGCCCGACCGGCACGACGGGCGACCAGACCTCGACCCCGGTCGCCAACGGCTACTCGTACGACGTCGACCGCCTGCGCGGCTTCAGCCTCACCCACCTCAACGGCGCCGGCTGCGCGCCGGGAGCCGCGGGCGACGTCCCGATCATGCCGGTCACCACGGCCGTGACCACCTCGCCGTCCGCCGACACCACCGACGCGGTCTACGCCGCCGGCTACTCGCACGACCAGGAGTCCGCGAGCCCCGGCCGCTACTCCGTCCAGCTCGACAACGGCGTCCGCACCGACCTGGCGGTCACGACCCGCGCCGGCATCGGCGAGTTCGCCTTCCCGGCCGGGCAGGCCGCGAACCTGCTGTTCCGCACCTCGAACTCGATCAACGGCAGCGAGGCCGCCGACACCCGCGTCGACGCCCGCACCCGCACGGTGAGCGGCAGCGTCCTGACCGGCGGCTTCTGCAGCCGCCGCGCGAACGGCGGCGGCGCCACCAACCCCGACCGCCGCAGCTACTACCGCCTGTACTTCACGGCCACCTTCGACCGCGACTTCACGACGACCGGCACGTGGAAGGACGGGACCGTCCAGCCGGGAGGCACGCGCGCCTCCGGTGGGGAGGGGTACCTCACCGGCGCCGACCGTGCCGGACGCGGCTCCGGCGCATGGGTGGGCTTCGACGCGCGTCACGGTGCCACCGTGCACGCCCGGATCGGCATCTCGTACGTCAGCGCAGCGGGCGCGGTCGCGAACCGCGACGCCGAGGTGCGGAAGCACGCGAGCGTCAGCAGCGTGGCGGCGGCGACCCGGGCCTCCTGGAACCGCGAACTGTCGCGCATCCGGGTCGGAGGCGGCACCACGGACCGGACCACGCAGCTCTACACGTCCGTCTACCACGCGCTCATGCAGCCGAACACGCTGAACGACCGCGACGGCCGGTACCTCGGGCCGGACCTGCGGGTGCACCGCATCGACCGCGGCCACCGGGCCGTCTACGGCACCTACTCCGGCTGGGACCAGTACCGGGCCCAGATCCAGCTGCTCGCCCTGCTGCGGCCGGACGTCGCCGGGGACATGGCCCAGTCGATGCTGCGGTCCGCCCAGCAGAACGGCGGCGTCTGGGACCGGTGGCTGCACCTCGGAGCGCCGACCCACGTGATGACCGGTGACCCCTCCGCGGCGACGCTCGCCACCTGGTACGCCATGGGTGTCCGGAACTTCGACGTCCGTGCCGCGTACCAGTCGCTGCGGCACCAGGCGACCGTGCAGAACGCCGACGCCCTCAGCGACATCGGGTGCCCGGGGCAGTGCCTCGCGCAGCGGCCCGGACTCGACCAGTACCTGCAGCGGCAGTACGCGGCGAACGACGACTGCCACTGCTGGGGCGGCGCCGCGGAGACGCTCGAGGACTCGATCTCCGACAGCGCCCTCGGCTCGTGGGCGTCCTCGCTCGGACTGCGGTCCGACGCCCGGATGTTCGCCGCCCGCGGTACCTACTGGAAGAACACCTTCAACCCGGCCGTCGGGTACCAGGCGGCACGGCAGGCCGACGGCACGTGGACGCCCGGGTGGGCGCCGTCCACCGGCGTCGGCTTCGCGCAGGGGACCAGCGCCCAGTACACCTGGCTCGTGCCGCAGGACGTCAGCGGCCTGTCCGCTGCCCTCGGCGGTGACGCGGCTGCGGTGGCACGCCTGGACGCCTTCTTCCACGACGCGTCCGGCGCCTTCGCGGTCACCGGTGGTGACGCCACGAAGTTCGACCCGACGAACGAGCCCGACATCCACACGCCGTGGATGTACAACGCGCTCGGACAGCCGTGGAAGACGCAGGAGACCGTCCGCCGTGTCGTCGACGACGCCTACGGCACCGGGCCGAGCGGACTGCCCGGCAACGACGACCTGGGCACGATGAGCGCCTGGTACGTCTTCGCCTCGATCGGGCTGTACCCGCAGACGCCGGGGCGGGCCGAGATGCTCATCGGGAGCCCGACCTTCAGCACGGTCGACATCCGGCGGGCGACCGGGCAGCGGATCGTCATCCGGTCCTCCGGCACCGACCAGTACGTGCAGGGTGCGCGGCTCGACGGGCGGACGCTGACCAGGTCGTGGGTGCCCGCGTCCTTCGTGAACCGCGGTGGCACGCTGTCGCTCCGGGTCGGGGCGACGCCGGACACCGCGTGGGCGACCGCGCCGCGGGACCGGCCGCAGGACCGGTAG